The Phacochoerus africanus isolate WHEZ1 chromosome 15, ROS_Pafr_v1, whole genome shotgun sequence genome has a segment encoding these proteins:
- the ADAMDEC1 gene encoding ADAM DEC1 isoform X2 produces MKEMPESETYEVVLPKKLHILHKRETQNNQTEKPGKEERYEPELQYQIILNGEEVILSLRKTEHLLGPDYTETYYSPRGEEITRSPQIMEHCYYKGHILNEWDSVASISTCDGLRGYFTHHDQRYMIKPLNSTDQEEHTVLTHNQEELDPTNLTCGVRNVGRKQGHVRTSRSLKNPEKEDFLQAQKYIDLFLVLDRAFYNMHNGNITSIRSFVFDVINLLNVIYNTIDIQVTLVGMEIWSDGDKIKVVPETRVTFNNFLNWHQSNLRKMKTHDHAQLFSGISFKNGIAGMAASNSLCSSSSVSVIEAKRKNRVSLVGLMSHELGHVLGMPDVPYDTKCSSGSCVMNQYLSSKFPKDFSTGSRSHFEKYILSKKPRCLLQTLVPKNMMMKPVCGNQLLEAGEDCDCGSAKECNNPCCEATTCLLKPEADCGKDTKP; encoded by the exons ATGAAGGAAATGCCGGAATCTGAGACCTATGAAGTAGTTCTTCCTAAAAAACTACACATTTTACACAAAAGGGAGACACAGAACAACCAGACAGAGAAGCCTGGCAAAGAG gaaagatATGAACCTGAACTTCAATATCAGATTATATTAAATGGAGAAGAAGTCATTCTTTCCCTACGAAAAACTGA GCACCTCCTGGGTCCAGACTATACTGAGACATATTACTCACCCAGAGGAGAGGAAATCACCAGAAGCCCTCAGATCATG GAACACTGCTACTATAAAggacatattttaaatgaatgggaTTCTGTCGCCAGCATTAGTACTTGTGATGGGCTGAG GGGATACTTCACACATCACGATCAGAGGTACATGATAAAGCCTCTGAACAGCACTGACCAAGAAGAACACACCGTCCTCACACACAACCAGGAGGAGCTAGACCCCACTAACCTTACCTGTGGTGTAAGAAATGTTGGCAGGAAACAGGGCCATGTCCGAACTTCAAGGTCACTCAAAAATCCAGAG AAAGAAGACTTTCTTCAGGCTCAGAAATACATCGATCTGTTTTTGGTGCTGGATAGAGCCTTT TATAACATGCATAATGGGAATATAACTTCGATAAGAAGCTTTGTGTTTGATGTGATAAACCTACTCAATGTG ATTTATAATACCATAGATATTCAAGTGACCTTGGTAGGTATGGAAATCTGGTCTGACGGTGATAAGATAAAGGTGGTACCCGAAACAAGGGTCACCTTTAACAACTTTCTGAATTGGCATCAATCTAACCTGAGGAAAATGAAGACCCATGATCATGCTCAGCTATTCAG TGGAATCAGCTTCAAAAATGGAATTGCAGGAATGGCAGCCTCGAATTCCTTGTGTTCCTCATCATCTGTTTCTGTTATTGAG gCAAAGAGAAAGAATAGAGTCTCTCTTGTAGGACTGATGTCACATGAGTTAGGTCATGTCCTCGGGATGCCTGATGTTCCGTATGATACCAAATGCTCCTCTGGGAGTTGTGTAATGAATCAATATCTAAG TTCAAAATTCCCCAAGGATTTCAGTACAGGCAGTCgctcacattttgaaaaatacattttatctaaAAAGCCGAGATGCCTGTTGCAAACATTAGTTCCTAAAAATATGATGATGAAACCAGTGTGTGGAAATCAGCTTCTGGAAGCAGGAGAAGACTGCGATTGTGGCTCTGCTAAG GAATGTAACAACCCTTGTTGTGAGGCCACGACCTGCC
- the ADAMDEC1 gene encoding ADAM DEC1 isoform X1: MALGLLSLLWLIVQPQAIAMKEMPESETYEVVLPKKLHILHKRETQNNQTEKPGKEERYEPELQYQIILNGEEVILSLRKTEHLLGPDYTETYYSPRGEEITRSPQIMEHCYYKGHILNEWDSVASISTCDGLRGYFTHHDQRYMIKPLNSTDQEEHTVLTHNQEELDPTNLTCGVRNVGRKQGHVRTSRSLKNPEKEDFLQAQKYIDLFLVLDRAFYNMHNGNITSIRSFVFDVINLLNVIYNTIDIQVTLVGMEIWSDGDKIKVVPETRVTFNNFLNWHQSNLRKMKTHDHAQLFSGISFKNGIAGMAASNSLCSSSSVSVIEAKRKNRVSLVGLMSHELGHVLGMPDVPYDTKCSSGSCVMNQYLSSKFPKDFSTGSRSHFEKYILSKKPRCLLQTLVPKNMMMKPVCGNQLLEAGEDCDCGSAKECNNPCCEATTCLLKPEADCGKDTKP; the protein is encoded by the exons ATGGCTTTGGGACTGCTTTCTCTCCTCTGGCTTATTGTTCAACCTCAAG CAATAGCCATGAAGGAAATGCCGGAATCTGAGACCTATGAAGTAGTTCTTCCTAAAAAACTACACATTTTACACAAAAGGGAGACACAGAACAACCAGACAGAGAAGCCTGGCAAAGAG gaaagatATGAACCTGAACTTCAATATCAGATTATATTAAATGGAGAAGAAGTCATTCTTTCCCTACGAAAAACTGA GCACCTCCTGGGTCCAGACTATACTGAGACATATTACTCACCCAGAGGAGAGGAAATCACCAGAAGCCCTCAGATCATG GAACACTGCTACTATAAAggacatattttaaatgaatgggaTTCTGTCGCCAGCATTAGTACTTGTGATGGGCTGAG GGGATACTTCACACATCACGATCAGAGGTACATGATAAAGCCTCTGAACAGCACTGACCAAGAAGAACACACCGTCCTCACACACAACCAGGAGGAGCTAGACCCCACTAACCTTACCTGTGGTGTAAGAAATGTTGGCAGGAAACAGGGCCATGTCCGAACTTCAAGGTCACTCAAAAATCCAGAG AAAGAAGACTTTCTTCAGGCTCAGAAATACATCGATCTGTTTTTGGTGCTGGATAGAGCCTTT TATAACATGCATAATGGGAATATAACTTCGATAAGAAGCTTTGTGTTTGATGTGATAAACCTACTCAATGTG ATTTATAATACCATAGATATTCAAGTGACCTTGGTAGGTATGGAAATCTGGTCTGACGGTGATAAGATAAAGGTGGTACCCGAAACAAGGGTCACCTTTAACAACTTTCTGAATTGGCATCAATCTAACCTGAGGAAAATGAAGACCCATGATCATGCTCAGCTATTCAG TGGAATCAGCTTCAAAAATGGAATTGCAGGAATGGCAGCCTCGAATTCCTTGTGTTCCTCATCATCTGTTTCTGTTATTGAG gCAAAGAGAAAGAATAGAGTCTCTCTTGTAGGACTGATGTCACATGAGTTAGGTCATGTCCTCGGGATGCCTGATGTTCCGTATGATACCAAATGCTCCTCTGGGAGTTGTGTAATGAATCAATATCTAAG TTCAAAATTCCCCAAGGATTTCAGTACAGGCAGTCgctcacattttgaaaaatacattttatctaaAAAGCCGAGATGCCTGTTGCAAACATTAGTTCCTAAAAATATGATGATGAAACCAGTGTGTGGAAATCAGCTTCTGGAAGCAGGAGAAGACTGCGATTGTGGCTCTGCTAAG GAATGTAACAACCCTTGTTGTGAGGCCACGACCTGCC